Within the bacterium genome, the region GTTGCCGTCGACGATATCTCGCGGTTCGGCTTTCACCCGGTCCAGGGCGGCGGCGCCGCGGAAGCCGACGCCTTTCGCCGCCTCATTCAGCCGGTGCCCGGCGAGGAGCCGCTGGTGGACTTCCTCACGCACACCGAGATGAACGCGATGCTGGCCGCCGCCGACCTCAACAAGCTGGCCGGCCGGCTCGCGCAGGACGCGGGCTCGGGCTATCCTCGGGACCCGTTCGCGCAGAAGTTGCGGATTGTCGCCGAGTTGATCGCCGCCGGCTCGCCGACGCGGGTCTACTACGTGGGGCTCGGCGGCTTCGACACGCATGTGACGCAGACGGGGCGCCACGACCGGCTGCTCGAGTCGATGGGCGCGGCGCTCGGCGCGTTCCTCGGCGACCTCAAGACGAAGGGTATCCAAGATCAAGTGCTGCTCATGACCTTTTCGGAGTTCGGGCGACGCGTCGCGGAGAACGCCTCCGGCGGCACCGACCACGGCACGGCCGCGCCGATGCTGCTCGTCGGCAGCCAGGTCAAACCCGGCGTGCACGGCGTGCACCCGAGCCTGACCGACCTCGACCAGGGGGACCTGAAGTACCAGGTCGACTTCCGCAGCGTCTATAGCACGGTGCTCGAGCAGTGGCTGGGGGTGCGGAGCGCCCCGATTCTCGGCGGCAAGTTCAACCCGGTGGATGTGATCAAGCCGCACGTCGCGGTGTCGGCCGGGGGGTAAACTTCTGCTCGAAATCAAACGGGTACGCATACCGGCTGATCCAACGCGCCACTGCACCCAAGAAGGTACGGGGGCTACGGCAGTTTTTCCGCGATTCGCCCCGTGAACTCCGCGAGCAAAAACGGCTTGATGCCGTCCGGCCCCGTCATGCGGACGGTGAGCGGTCCCCGCGCGGCTTCGAACTCGACCGCAAAGGTGATGCACGGGCAGCAGAGGCGCTCGAGCGTGATCCATTCGGTGACGGCAAGCGCCAGGGCGGCATCGCCGGGGGCGCCGGGCGCGGTCGCGGATCCCGAGGGGAACCGAAGGCGGAAGCCGTCGGGCAGTTCGTCGGCCTGCCGGCACGCGTCGAAGACCTGACGCACGAGGCCGCGGAGCCGTTCGCGCTGCTCCGGCGTGAACACGGTCAAGTCGCAGGCTAACGTAGGCGGCATCGCTACCCCAGCAACGCGACGGGGGACGGTTATTCCGGCGGCGCGGTCGACCGCGCCGCCGCGTTTGCCGCGGCGACGAGCGCGTTGCGGAGTGCGCCCACGATCTCGAGGATGCCGTTGCCGAGAATCAGCGCTTTGCTGCCGGGGATGTCGTGGCCGGGCAGCGTGACGAGGTACGGCGGCGCGTGCGGCGGCAGCGGCGGCAGCGGTTCGAAGGCCTCTCGCGTGAGCGCGGACGCCGCCTTCTCGAGCGCGGCCAGCCGGTCTGCCAGCGCGGACGGCGCGTCGTCGGACGCGGAGCCGGGCGGCGCGGCGCCGTCCGGCAGGACGGCCGGCAACAGCCGGCGGGCCTCCCGGAACGTCCGGCCGAGGTCGGCGAAGACGGCGCGCACCTCGTCGTCGTAAGAACGCCCGACGCCGGTGCGCGGATAGTCGGGGCGCGCCTTCTTCAGCGGTTCGTACTGGGACAGCCGGCGGAGGTCGTGTGCCCGAGCCTCGAGCACCTCGAGAGTCTTCCAGAATTCGATGGCGTCCGCGTCCATGTTGGACTTAATCCGCTGTTCGCGTTTCAGGATCGACCACAGCCAGCCTTGGGAAATAGGTCCGGTAGTATCCTCGGTCGCGGGTCAGCAGCCGGCTCGCCTGAACCATCGCGTGGCCCCCGATGAGGAAGTCGGTGATCACACGGCGCCGCGGGACGATCGCGCGGCGGCAATGAGGGCACCGGTCCCGGGGCTGCTCCTTGGCGCGCCGCCGGTAACGCTTCCAGGCGTCGCCGGCGCTTACCAGCGATTCCGGTTCGAAGCCGGTCATTTGGACTCCGGCGTCGCCGAGAAACCGATCGAGGTCGCCGGCGTGCGCGAAGTGCGCCGTGAGTTCCGCGTACACGACCGGGCAGATGACAACAGGGCCGCTTCGCGCGGCCGACAGCAATGCTGTGCGGGACGCGTCTGCGTGCTCCGGATCGTCGAGGAGCAGATCAAACAAGACGTTCGAATCGACGGCGACTGTCATTTGCCCCGCAGGGTTTCGATGACGACATCCGTCCTCGCTGCCTTGCCGCCGCGCTTTAGAAACCCGCGCCACCGATCAAGGGCCGTGCCGGTGACGCGCTTCCGTAGAATTATCGCGCCGCTCCGAACTTCGAAATCCACTTGTGCCCCAGGCCCCAGGGCCAGGGCGTCCCTTGCCGCTTTCGGCAGAGTAATTTGTCCCTTTCGCGTCACGGTTGCCACAGGCGGCGTCACCATCCGCAATTGTAATGCAAACCGGGTAATGCGTCAAGAGTAATGCCGCATTGCGTTCATGATATCGTCCGCAGTCTACGGCGGCGGGTGGGGAAAACGCGCGCCGTTCGGGAACCCATCTCGCTGTGAACGTGAGCGGCGCCGGCTGGAAGCGCACCCTCTCTCTGCCCTCTTCGGTCAGGCTGGTCTGGCACGCCTCGGAGCCGTTTCCGCGCGACGTGCCGCTGGACGAATTCTACGGGCGCATCGAGGTGCCGCCGGGGCCGGACGGCCTCCCGCCCATCATCGCCAACATGGTGATGACCCAGAACGGCGAGGCGACGATCGACGGCAAGGCGGCGCCGATCGGCACGCCGGTGGACCGGTTCGTCCTGGGCCGCCTGCGGACGTCGGCGGATGTGCTGCTCTCCGGCGCCGGCACGATGCTCGCCGAGGACCTCTCGGCGCTCGTGCCCGAAGGGGACCTGGCGCGCCGGACCGCGGCGGGACGCCCCGCTCGCCTGCTGGCCGCGCTCGTCGCCACGGGCGTCGCGTGGAGCGACGACGTGCTGGCCAAGAAGTTTTTCACCGACCCGCGCTTCGACCGGCTGATCATCACCGGCGACCGGCCCAGCCCGGAGCAGGTCCGGCGGCTCGAAGCGCGCGGCGTGGAAGTGCTGCGCGTCGAAGCGGGACCGGACGGGCGCCCGCGGACGCGCGCGGCGGTCGGCGCGCTCGGCGCGCGCGGCGCGCGTCTCGTGCTGACGGAGGGCGGGCCGCGGGTGCTCGCGTCGCTCATGCGCGAGCGCCTCGTTGTCGACTACTTCCTGACGACGAGCCCGCTCGTCACCGGCGAGCCAAAGGCGCAGATGCCGGTCGCGGCGCACGTCACCGCCGGCGGCCGCCCGCTGCTGCTGTCGCGCCGGAGCCGCCACGAATACGCCTTTCGAGACCCGGAAACGGGCGCGCCGCTGATCGAGGCGTACGACCGGTTTCGTGTCGTGTATCCGCGGGTGTGACGAAGGGGGGCAATCGATTCGCATGGAGATGGCGACGTACCTCGAACGGACCGTCTGCGACCTGGTGGCGATCCGCAGCGTGACCGGAGAAGAAGCGGCGATCTCGCAGTACATCCACGACTCGCTCGCGCGCGCGGGCGTCGGCGTGGAGCGCGACGCGGAGGGCAACGTCACGGCCGAAGTCGGGTCCGGCGACCGGCTGCTGGTTGTGAACGGGCATATGGACACGGTCCCGCCGGTGGACGGCTGGACCCAGGACCCCTTCTCCCCGCGGGTGGAGAACGGCCGGATCATCGGGCTCGGCGCGTCCGACATGAAGGCGGGGCTCGCGTGCATGATGTGGCTTGCTCAGCATGTGCGGCCCAAGGTGCGAACGTGGTTCGCGTTCACGAACAACGAGGAAGGCGGCGCCGTCACGCCGCGCAACGGCGTGCGCCGGCTGATCGGCCGCGTCTCTCCGGACTACGCGATCACGACCGAGCCGTCGTACGACGAGACGAAGAAGCGCCTGTCGATCGGCGTCGGCTGTCAGGGCCGCGCGATCGGGCATCTCGTCGTGATCGGCCGAAGCGGCCACTCGTCGGACTGGCGGCGCGCAGACAACGCGATCTACCGCGGCGTGGACGTCATCAGGCGCATCGCCGAGACGGCGTCCCGCCACAAGGGCGTGGAGGTCGCGCCCGGGGTGCAGAGCGTCCCGTCCCTTTCGGTGGTCGCCGCGCGGGCGGGCATCGCCACCAACATCATTCCGGATCGGCTCCGGCTGACCGTGGACCGGCGGCTCGCCCCGGGCGAGGACTACGGGACGTTCGAAGGCGAGCTGCGCGGCTCGATCGACGGCACCGCGCACGAGCTCGAGATCGAGAAACTCTGTCTGCCGACGCTCGCGGACCGCAAGGGCCGCACGCTCGCCGTGGCGATCGCCGCCCTGGACCGCCTCCAGGGCGAGGCGCCGCTGCAGTTCTCGCAGGGACGGCAGGATCTATCGATCTTCGCCGAGCGCACCCGCGACTTCGTCAACCTTGGTCCCGGCTCGTCGGGGCAGGCGCACAATGCGGGCGAACACGCGACGGTCGCCGGGATGGTGGCCGCGGCGACCGTGTTGAAAGCCGTGATCGAAGGGATCTAGGGCTCGGCGGGCGGCTTGAAGCGCTCGAACGGATTGCGGCAGTGCCGGCAGACGTAGGTGGATCGGCACAGGGTCGGACCGAACAAACTCGCGACCTCGACGTCGTGCGATCCGCAATACGGGCAGACCGGCGGCTCCGCGAAGCGGCAGGACGGGACGGACAGTCCGTGTGCGGCGAGGCGCTCGCGGCCTCGGGCCGTCATCCGTTCGAGCGTCCACGGTTCGTCGTAGGTATACTCCACCGAGACGTCGCGGACGCCCGGGATGGCGAGCAGCCCGTCGCGGATGCGGCCGCGGATCACGGCGAGCGCCGGGCACGCGGTCCACGTCGGGACGAGGCGGACGCTCACACGGGCGCCGGCCTCCACGCGGACGTCCCGGACGAGGCCCAGGTCGGTGATCGCGATCGGAAGCTCCGGGTCCTCGACGGTCGCAAGGACGTCCCAGGCCGCCTCCTCGAGCGACGTGACGGCAGTCACCAGTGCGCCTCTGGATCCGACCGCCAGACTTCCGTCATCTCCGCGTGCATCCGGGTCAGCGCCGACGTGTGGATCCCGCGCCGGCCTCCCTCGGCCGCGGCCCCCTTCGGAATCGTGAGGCCGAGCGGCTCGAAGACGGCGCGGACGGCCGCCTCCCACGTTTCACGCTGCCGGGCCGGCGGCTCTTCCAGTAATCCGGCCTTCAGCAGAACGCCGTCCACCTCGGTGCTTTCGAAGAACCCCAGCGCAAACGTCCACGCCGAGTCGAGCGCCGCCTGCACGCGCGCCCGTGCCTCCGTCGACACCGCGTCCGGCGATGCCGGCGCATCCCGCCGACTGGTCCCCGAAGGGGGAGCCGGCGCCCACGCCAGCCGCTCAAGCCACGTTGCGGCGAACAGCGCGTGGTAGCGTTCCTCCCGCCCGAGCGTCGCGGCGAGTCCCGCGACGGGCTCCTGCCCCGACCTCGCCAGGAGGCCGAGGCGCTGTTGTTCGAACGCTTCGTACAGGACCAAGCGGACGATCGTGAACTCCCATCCGCCGTTCGGCTGCTCGAGTAAGACCGCGTTGCGATAATCTGCCGGCGCGCGTCCGAACGCCAGCCGGTCCGCGCCGCCGGCTTCGTCGCCGGCGATCTGCTCGTAGAACAGCCGCGCGTGGCCCATCTCTTCCTGGGCGATGCTGCTCATTGCGACATCGCTCTCGATGTCGGGGCCGACACCGGTCCACTCCGAGTGGCGGTGGCCGATGGCCAATTCGTCGTCCGCCACCCGCAGCAGCCACTCGCGGAACGCCGCGCGGACCGCCGGGTCGGTGATCGCCGCCAGCTGTGCCGGCACGGCTACCGCTCGTCCTCGGTGGGCGCGATGTGGTATCCGCCCCGGTACGCCCGCTGCAGCTGCCGGTAGGACCCGCCGAAGCGGTAGCTCTTGTCCGTGACGGGCGCGAACATCTCCGCGGCGTCCTCCGCGGTCGCGCGGATGTCGCGTGCCGGCACGACCCACAGGCTGACGCAGGGGTCGCGCCGCGCGTAGTTCTCCTTGGCCAGCAGCAGCGCCATCTCGGCGTCGGGCGCGTGCACGTCGCCGGCGTACACGTGCGGATCCCGCCGGCGCGCCTGGATGAAGACGGCCCAGACGTCCACGGGCGCGCCCAGCGTCCGCACCCACGATGCGGCCGGTTTGGACGGCGCCGGGGCCCGAGGACCGCTCATGCGGCCGCGGAGCTCCACTTGCCCAGCGCTTCGCGGACCCATGCGTGCTGGCGGTAAAACGACTGTCGCAGCGCCAGCCGCTCCGCGCTCTTCGGGCCTCCGTTGCGGCCGACACGCTTCAGTTCTTCCCAGTCGGGTTCCGTGTACGCGTAGCGCTGCTCGGGTTCTACCCAGCGCATCGCCGGGTCGGGAACTTGAAGCCCGTACTCGAGAATGACCGGGATGAACCGCCTCAGAAACTGCTGCCGCAGCTCCTCGTTGGACTTCACCTTGAGCCGCCAGGCCAGCATCGTTTCGGTGTGCGGCGACACCTTGTCCGGCATCCCGAAGAAGTGCATGATCGGCGTCCACCAGCGGTTGAGCGCGCCCTGCAGCATCGCGCGCTGCGCGGGAGTGCCCTCGGCGAGTACGCGCCATACGTCCAGCCCCAGCTGGATGTGGAAGTCCTCCTCGTAACAGATCCGCTTCAGCACGCGGGAGTACGGTGCGTACGAGCAGGAGCGCAGCGCCCCCTGCGTCTGCATCGCGGCCCCGTCGACGAACACCTGGATGATCGCCACGTCTGCCCAGGTGTCTGCCGGGTAGTGGAAGACGTTGTGGAACCGCGCCTTGCCCTCGACGAGCTCCGCGTACATCTCCTCCCGCGGCCGCCCGAGCGTTTCCGCGACGCGGTACAGCAGCATGCCGTGACCCACCTCGTCCTGAACCTTGGCGGTGAGCGCCATCTTGCGTGCGAGCGTCGGAGCGCGAGGTATCCACTCGCGCTCCGGCAGCGCGCCCATGATCTCCGAGTTGGCGTGCATCTGAATCAGGCGCTGCGCCTCGAAACAGTACTGCCGCGGCATCCACTCCCCGGCCTCGATCTGATCGCCGGAGGCGATGCGGGCGTTGAAGCGGGCGATGAGCTCCGGATCTTCTTGGAGAGGGGCGACGGTCGACACGCTGAACGCTCCCTTTTCGTTACGTGACATTCCACCAACGTAAGCGGAGATTCGTCACAAATGATCTTAGGAGCGTCGGCGGGCGCTGTCAAGGCGAGTGCGGTGGTCGCGCCGCGCTCGACTTTCGGCCGGATCGATGTCCGTTTTCCGCGAGTGTACGGGCATACTAGGGAGATACATGGCCGATTCTCTGGTATTCTCCGCTAAGCCCCCGATGTCCGCCGGCCCTACGGACGAGGGCGCGACCCACGCCGCCACGTCCGGCCGCCGTCGCGCCCCGATGTGGTCGACGCTCGTTCGAATCCTCATTCTCTCGACCCTCATTCCGGCGACGTGGCTCGGCATCATCACCGTTCCTCCCGCCGGCGCCGTCGCGACGATCGGAGTGCTCGCGGCCTACGTGGTCGTGCTCGGCGTCGGGCAGAGACGCGTGCCGATCCTCCGGCGGCCCGATCTGATCCTCGTACTGGACCTCACGGTCATTACGGCGCTGCTCGTGCTCTCGGGCAGTCTCAACAGTCCGTTCCTGTACCTGTACTACCTCGCCATTTTGGAGGCGGCGGTGACGCTGGACCTTCGCCAGTCGCTGGCTGCCGCCATCGCGACGGCCGGTCTCCTCGTGCTGCTCTGGACGGCGGGCGGGCAGGCCGCGACGTTCACGACGGCCGGCTTTCAATTGGGCGCGTTCATGGCCGGTGCGTTTCTGCTCGCGCTGGTGCTCGGCATGGTCGCCCAAGAGCACAAGGCGAGCCTGCAGCGGGCCCGCTGGACCCTCGAACTGGACCGCAGATTGGCGGAGGCGACGCGCGAGCTGAAGGAGCGGGTCGACGAGCTCGAGACGTACAACGGGATCGCGCGGCAGTTGAGCGGCGAACTGCGCCTCGAGAGCGTCATGGACGCGCTGCTGGCGGCCTTTCGCAAGCTCGTCGGCGCCGAGCATGGCGTCGGCCATGTGGTGACGGAAGCCGGGGCCCTCCACGCGGCCGTTTCGCACGGCACGCCGCCGCGGGAGACCAAGGGCCTCATCCTGCCCGCGGTCGCGGACGGCAGCGACGTCCTGATCGAGGCGCGGGGTCCGGCCGATCAGCCCGCCGGATGGTGGTGCTCATCCGCGCTCGTCCGCTCCGGGCAGCCGCGGGCGTGGTTGAGCGCCTATCGGGAGACACCGTTCGACCTATCGGACGCGGTCCGCCGCCGTGTCCAAGGCCTCGCCACCCAGAGTGTGGCGGCCGTCGAGGCGGCCCGGCTGCACGAGGAAGTACAGCGCATGATCCGGACCGACCCGACCCGCGCGCTCTGTCCGTGGCCGACCTTTGAGCAGCTGGTGCGCGACGAGATCGACCGCTGCCGCTCGCTGGTTCTCGTTTTCTCGATCGCCGAGGTGCAGCTCGAGGATTATGCCTCGTCCCGGACCGAGGCACAGGACCGCGACCTCGCACTGCGCCGCGCGGTCAACTTGCTGCGGGCGCCGCTGCGGCGAGTGGACATTCTCTCCTACGACGGCGCCGGCCGGTTCGCGATGCTCCTGCCGCGCGTGGCCAAGGTTCGCGCGATCGAGCAGACGCAGGAACTCGTCTCACGGCTCGAGCGCGACGACGTCGCGGCGCGCCTGTTCATGGTGAGCCGCCTCGCGCTGAGCGCCGGGGTCGTCTCGTTTCCCGAAGACGGCACGACGCCGTCCGACCTGATGGCCGGCCTGGAGGGGATGCTCGTGCTCGGCCCCCGGACCCCGGCGGACGTCCGGACGCTCGCGACCTAACCCACCGCTCAGTCCCCGTACTTCTCGCGCAGCCGCCGCGAGAGCCTCAGCATCAGCTGGATCCGCTCGAACTGTTCCACCCATTCCGCGGTGACGGCGCCGAGGAGCGCGGGCCCCGGCGGCACGATGCCGGTCGGGCAGGCCGGGCCGAGACGGTCCGCCGCCATCTGCCGGTAGGTGGCCAGGGCGCGGTCGCCGTACCGGCCGCACTCCTGATCGTCCTCGCTCAGAAAAACGACGACCGGCACGCGCTTGCCGAGGTTGATCATCACGGCCTCTTGGGCCGCGGCGTGCGCGTCGCGGTCGACGTAGCGCACCCTGATCTTGGCGTTCTGGTGCGCGATGTGCTCGAAGACGGGACACTGGTTGACGCAGTCGCCGCACCACGCGCCGGCGATGACGAGCACATGCATCTCCCGGACGAACCCGGCGAGCAGCTCACGCTGCTCCCCGGTGAGCGCGACCTTGTCGTAGACGCCCTTCCACCGCGCCTGATGCTCCGCGGTGCCGTGGCGCTTCAAGAACTCGTCGTAGCTCAGTCCTTCCGCGAACTCGCGGCTCCAGTCCATGCGCGCCTCCCTGTCGGAACGCTTCGTCCCCTATTCGAACGTTGCCCACGCCGGAGGTCATTCCCTCGCGCCGCCGCGGCCGGCCGCCGGGAGAGGGTCTGCCGCCGGAGCGGAGGAAGAAAGCGCGAATGAAGATCGCCTCGGTCACGTGCACGCCGATCGCCGCGAGGACCCCGCGCCCGGTCGAGTTTTCCATCGGCACGTTCCCGACATTCTACGCCGCGATCGTGCAGGTGCGCACCGACGACGGCCTGGCCGGCGCGGGCGAGTGCATCGTGCGCCGCGCGCCTGAAGTGGTGACGACGATCGTCGACCGGCTGCTCGCGCCGCTCGTGCTCGGCCGCGATCCGTGGGATGTCGAAGGGCTGTGGGACGAGATGCTCGCGCTCCTCCGCCGCTGGGGACATTCACGCGGCTTCGTGCTCGAGGCCATGAGCGGAATCGACACGGCGCTCTGGGACTTGCTGGCCCGCGCCGCCGGTGTCCCGCTGTACAAATTCCTCGGCGGCGCCGGCCGCGAGCGGGTGCGCTGCTACATCTCGAAGGTGTACTTCGACGAAATCCCCCGCATGGCGGAGGAGGCGCGCGCGCAGGTGGCGCGCGGCTTCTCGCAGGTGAAGGTCCAGCTCGGATGGCCGGCCCCGCGCGGCGGGGAGCGGGCCGACGTCGAGACGGCGCGCGCGGTGCGCGCGGCGGTCGGGCCCGCCGTCGCGCTGATGTTCGACGCGAACGGCGCCTACGACGCGGGCACCGCGGTGCGCGTGGGCCGGCAGATCGAAGAGCTCGACGTGACGTGGCTCGAGGAGCCGGTGCCGGCGGACGACCTCGACGGGTACGCGCACCTCCGCCGTTCGGTCCGCGTGCCGCTTGCGGCGGGTGAAACGGAGTTTGGTCTGTTCGGGTTCCGCGACTTGATCGCACGGGGCTGTGTCGATGTGCTGCAGCCGGAGGTCGCGCGGATCGGCGGTATTACCCCGGCGCGCCGGTTGTGGGCGCTCGCCCACGCCCACAATCTTGCCTACGCTCCGCACACCGGTTTCAGCGGCGGAATCGCGCACCTGGCGTCGCTGCACCTCGCGGCCGCGGCGCCCAACTTCTTCACGTACGAGTACATGGGGACGGCCTACGTCGAGAATCCCCTGCGGGAGATCTTCACCACGCCCTTCCCCGTTCCGCGGGAGGGCATGATCGCGCTGCCCGGCGGCCCGGGACTGGGCCTCGAGCTCGATCCGGAGAAGCTCGCGCGGTTTGCGGTGAGACCTTAGCCGCGGGGTATCGCGCGGAGCGGACGGCCTATCGCGGCAGGCTCCGACGTCGCCGCATACCGACGGCTAGTCCCCGCGTTCGCGGGGGGCCTCGGCGCGGGCCCTCGTGCAGTCCTCGCACTCGCAGATGTTGCGCAGCAGCGGAAAGGTGTATATGCCGGTCATGTGGCCGTCCGACCAGGTAAAGCGCAGCGCGTAGGCGCCTACGCGGGCGACCTCCTTCGGGTGCACGCTCTCGGGCACACGCTTCGGGTCGAGAAGCCGTTCGCCCGTCCACTCGTGCACGCACATGGCGCACGGACACGCTTGGCGGAGGCGCTTGTAGCCGTAGCGGCTCACGTGGCCGTCGCTCCACGTAATGCGCAGCTCGCGCGCGGCATGGTCCTCGCCGATCTCGGTTGGGACTGGCATCGCGCGGCGGGCCATCGCGCCGTTAGTGTAGCACGCCGCGGCCGGGCGCCGGCGCGCCTCCGAAGGAGCGTGCGCGGACCGGCCAGAAATGGACGCGCATCCCCGCCCGCTAGGAGGGTTTCATGCCGACTCATGCCTCGCCGGATGGTCCCCTGACCGTCACCGTGACGGTGAACGGCAGGGGCGAGACGCTGAGCGTGCCGGCGCGCCGGAGCCTGCTGCACGCGCTTCGGGAAGATCTGCATCTCACCGGGACCAAGGAAGGCTGCAGCGTCGGGACCTGCGGAGCGTGCACGGTGCTGCTTGACGGGCGGCCCGTGTTCTCATGTCTCATGCTGGCGGTGCAGGCGGAGGGCCGCGCCGTGGAGACGATCGAATCCCTCTCGCGCGACGGGGCGCTGGCGCCCGTCCAGGACGCGTTCGTCCGCCACGACGCGCTGCAGTGCGGCTTCTGCACGCCGGGGCAGATCATGGCCCTCGAAGGGCTGCTGCGCCGGACCCCCCGGCCCTCCGAAGAGCTGGTCCGCCGTGCGTTGGAGGGCAACGTGTGCCGGTGCGGCACCCAGCTGCGCATCCAGGAGGCCGCCCGCGAACTCGCCGGCCCCGGCGCCGCCGGCGCATCCCGCCGGCCGGTCCCCGACGGGGGAAGCCGCTGATGCCGAAGATCGTCAAGCAGAAGATCGAGTTCGAGGGCCGCGTCGAGGAGCGCGAGGTCGTCATCGAAGGCGACGACGTCCCGATTTGGGCGGCGGACCAGCCGCTGCGCGTGGTCGGGACGCCCGTGCCGCGGGTCGACGGCGCCGAGCGCGCGGCCGGCACCGCGGAATACACCGCGGACCTTACTCCCGCCGGCCTGGTCTTCGGTGCGCTGCTGCGCTCGCCGCACGCCCACGCGAAGATCCAGCGCCTCGATACCGCGCGCGCCGAGCGGGCGCCGGGGGTGCGGCTCGTCCTGTCCCACCTGAACACGAAGGGGATCCCCTGGTACAACGGACTGAGCACCTTGTTCGACACGGAGCTGCGGTACGCGGGTGAGGAAGTGGCCGCGGTGTTCGCGGACACCGCGGCGTGGGCGCGCGACGCGCTCGATCTTATCGACGTGGACTACGAGGTGCTGCCCCACGTCGTCGATCCGGAGGCGGCGCGCGCGAAGGATGCGCCCAGGATCCACGCGGCGGGCAACGTCCTCGGCGGTGACGCCGAGCGGTACGCGCGCGGCGACGTCGAAGCCGGGTTCGGCGCCGCCGCGGCGACGGTGGAGCTGCGCGCCGAAACGCAGGACGTGCTCCACCACAGTATGGAGACCCACGGTTCCATCTGTGAATGGACGGGCGGGCGCCTCACGATCTACGACTCGACGCAGCACATCTTCGGCGTCCGCCGCCAGGTCGCCGCCGCGCTGAAGGTCCCGCTCGACCACGTGCGGGTCGTCAGCCGGTTCATGGGCGGCGGGTTCGGCAGTAAGAATCAGGCCTCGAAGTACACGGTCCTCGCCGCGCTCGCGGCGCGGCGCCTCGGCCGGCCGGTGAAGATCATGTTCACCCGCACCGAGGAGAGCATCGCCGCGGGCAAGCGGCCGCGGAGCGCGCAGCGCATCCGGCTGGGCGCGGCACGC harbors:
- a CDS encoding mandelate racemase/muconate lactonizing enzyme family protein, producing the protein MKIASVTCTPIAARTPRPVEFSIGTFPTFYAAIVQVRTDDGLAGAGECIVRRAPEVVTTIVDRLLAPLVLGRDPWDVEGLWDEMLALLRRWGHSRGFVLEAMSGIDTALWDLLARAAGVPLYKFLGGAGRERVRCYISKVYFDEIPRMAEEARAQVARGFSQVKVQLGWPAPRGGERADVETARAVRAAVGPAVALMFDANGAYDAGTAVRVGRQIEELDVTWLEEPVPADDLDGYAHLRRSVRVPLAAGETEFGLFGFRDLIARGCVDVLQPEVARIGGITPARRLWALAHAHNLAYAPHTGFSGGIAHLASLHLAAAAPNFFTYEYMGTAYVENPLREIFTTPFPVPREGMIALPGGPGLGLELDPEKLARFAVRP
- a CDS encoding DUF971 domain-containing protein: MPVPTEIGEDHAARELRITWSDGHVSRYGYKRLRQACPCAMCVHEWTGERLLDPKRVPESVHPKEVARVGAYALRFTWSDGHMTGIYTFPLLRNICECEDCTRARAEAPRERGD
- a CDS encoding (2Fe-2S)-binding protein, which gives rise to MPTHASPDGPLTVTVTVNGRGETLSVPARRSLLHALREDLHLTGTKEGCSVGTCGACTVLLDGRPVFSCLMLAVQAEGRAVETIESLSRDGALAPVQDAFVRHDALQCGFCTPGQIMALEGLLRRTPRPSEELVRRALEGNVCRCGTQLRIQEAARELAGPGAAGASRRPVPDGGSR